From Candidatus Methylomirabilota bacterium, one genomic window encodes:
- a CDS encoding ABC transporter substrate-binding protein has product MRLLVVLGLVVAVVLGGTPAGAQAPGPLLTAAQLYNPEDMSPWNYTAVATVDIWAHFMEPLTVFDRKGELHGVVAESWQVVSPTEWIVKIRQGMRFHDPKYGELTAEDVKFTLDRAVQPAEVIRRLLPKPVQDGSVEVVDKYTIRWKLGGTGTGSLPNYMSLVHITSKAYVEGEGKETFKRRPMGTGPYRFVEWLTNQRVVGEAFPGYWGPKPGFGRVVWRILPDALTAKNALLAGEIDLYQFVPPEAIPEVQRNPKTRVVETLSARMLFMVINAAEPPLDNKLVRQALNHAVDKKTLVEQLYRGRAVALRAPMQETIPELNRNLGGYPYDPQKARDLLKQAGYRGQPIKVNTPIGRYTLDKELGEAVAGMLEKVGVTVEFKASEWGGYAQPLFSGKASGISLIGMGNTVFLPDWVFTLWLLPGGQGEVYTKGRPANWEGDVARLSLMARGNRERQALVEKLQAEALDFAPWILLVNLKDVYALSDRVVWEPYPNEMRSLKDARPRN; this is encoded by the coding sequence ATGCGGCTCCTGGTGGTGCTCGGGCTCGTGGTCGCGGTCGTACTCGGCGGGACACCGGCCGGAGCGCAGGCGCCCGGCCCCCTGCTCACGGCCGCCCAGCTCTACAACCCGGAGGACATGAGTCCCTGGAACTACACGGCCGTCGCCACGGTGGACATCTGGGCCCACTTCATGGAGCCGCTGACGGTCTTCGACCGGAAGGGCGAGTTGCACGGAGTGGTGGCGGAGAGCTGGCAGGTCGTGTCCCCCACCGAGTGGATCGTGAAGATCCGCCAGGGCATGCGGTTCCACGACCCGAAGTACGGGGAGCTGACGGCCGAGGACGTGAAGTTCACGCTGGACCGCGCCGTGCAACCCGCCGAAGTCATCCGCCGCCTCCTCCCGAAGCCTGTCCAGGACGGCTCGGTCGAGGTCGTCGACAAGTACACGATCCGCTGGAAGCTGGGCGGGACCGGGACCGGGAGCCTGCCGAACTACATGTCCCTGGTCCACATCACCTCGAAGGCGTACGTCGAGGGCGAAGGCAAGGAGACGTTCAAGCGGCGGCCGATGGGGACCGGCCCCTATCGGTTCGTCGAGTGGCTCACCAACCAGCGCGTCGTCGGCGAGGCGTTTCCGGGCTACTGGGGGCCCAAGCCCGGCTTCGGGCGCGTCGTGTGGCGGATCCTGCCCGACGCGCTGACGGCCAAGAACGCGCTCCTGGCGGGGGAGATCGACCTCTACCAGTTCGTCCCGCCGGAGGCCATTCCGGAGGTCCAGCGGAACCCGAAGACCCGGGTCGTGGAGACCCTGAGCGCCCGGATGCTGTTCATGGTCATCAACGCGGCCGAGCCGCCGCTCGACAACAAGCTGGTCCGCCAGGCGCTCAACCACGCCGTCGACAAGAAGACGCTGGTCGAGCAACTCTACCGCGGCCGGGCGGTCGCGCTGCGGGCGCCGATGCAGGAGACGATCCCGGAGCTGAACCGGAATCTGGGCGGCTACCCCTACGACCCCCAGAAGGCGCGCGACCTCCTGAAGCAGGCCGGTTACCGGGGTCAGCCGATCAAGGTGAACACGCCCATCGGGCGCTACACCCTCGACAAGGAGCTGGGCGAGGCGGTCGCCGGAATGCTCGAGAAGGTCGGCGTGACGGTGGAGTTCAAGGCCTCGGAGTGGGGCGGCTACGCGCAGCCGCTGTTCTCCGGCAAGGCCTCGGGGATCAGCCTGATCGGCATGGGAAACACGGTCTTCCTCCCCGACTGGGTGTTCACGCTGTGGCTCCTGCCGGGCGGCCAGGGTGAGGTCTACACGAAGGGCCGGCCGGCCAACTGGGAGGGTGACGTCGCCCGGCTCTCGCTGATGGCCCGCGGCAACCGGGAGCGGCAGGCGCTGGTCGAGAAGCTTCAGGCCGAGGCCCTCGACTTCGCGCCCTGGATCCTCCTGGTCAATCTGAAGGACGTCTACGCGCTGAGCGACCGGGTCGTCTGGGAACCGTACCCGAACGAGATGCGCAGCCTGAAAGACGCGCGGCCCCGCAACTAG
- a CDS encoding ABC transporter permease, which produces MGAYIGRRLLQSALTVLAVGALVFAFMTVAGDPAILLLPPEAGTAELERFRHELGLDRPAVVRYITFMTRFWYSDSVRSFRYSDPLLPLILGHLRWTLVLAAAAMTLALALALPLGAWAARRRGRLVDVLIRLLAVVGESVPSFVTAILLMYLLAVWFPILPVAGLGVPHAVLPVATLTLFQVAVLLRLLRSELLDVLGQDYVRTARSKGVGEGGILARHALRNALIPVVAMAGLLFNGLVVGAVVVEPIFAWPGLGWLLVQSVFARDYPVVVGGATIAAVVVALVNLGVDVLQVWIDPRIRTA; this is translated from the coding sequence GTGGGCGCCTACATCGGGCGTCGGCTCCTCCAGAGCGCGCTGACCGTCCTCGCCGTCGGCGCGCTCGTCTTCGCCTTCATGACGGTGGCCGGCGATCCGGCCATCCTGCTGCTGCCCCCGGAGGCCGGGACGGCGGAGCTCGAGCGGTTCCGGCACGAGCTCGGGCTCGATCGCCCCGCGGTCGTCCGCTACATCACCTTCATGACCCGGTTCTGGTACAGCGACTCGGTGCGGTCCTTCCGGTACAGTGATCCGCTCCTGCCCCTGATCCTGGGGCACCTCCGCTGGACCCTGGTGCTGGCCGCGGCCGCGATGACGCTCGCGCTGGCCCTGGCGCTCCCGCTCGGAGCGTGGGCCGCGCGACGGCGCGGTCGGCTCGTGGACGTCCTGATCCGGCTGCTGGCCGTGGTCGGCGAATCGGTGCCGTCGTTCGTCACCGCGATCCTGCTCATGTATCTGCTGGCCGTCTGGTTCCCGATCCTTCCGGTGGCCGGGCTGGGGGTGCCGCACGCCGTGCTTCCCGTCGCCACGCTCACGCTCTTCCAGGTGGCGGTGCTCCTCCGGCTCCTCCGCTCGGAGCTTCTCGACGTGCTGGGCCAGGATTACGTGCGGACGGCCCGCAGCAAGGGGGTCGGGGAGGGGGGGATCCTGGCCCGCCACGCGCTCCGGAACGCGCTGATCCCCGTGGTGGCCATGGCGGGGCTGCTCTTCAACGGCCTCGTGGTGGGCGCCGTCGTGGTAGAGCCCATCTTCGCCTGGCCGGGCCTGGGCTGGCTCCTGGTCCAGTCGGTCTTCGCCCGCGACTACCCGGTCGTGGTGGGCGGGGCGACCATCGCCGCCGTGGTGGTCGCCCTGGTGAACCTCGGGGTGGACGTCCTGCAGGTGTGGATCGACCCGAGGATCCGCACGGCGTGA